CTGGTTGGTGCGCGATTCCGCAATCACGCTGCCGCGCGGGCTCAGGATGCGCGTGGTGGTGCCGGAGCCGCCGCCGCCGCCCGACGAAGCGCCGGTGCCGGTCAGGCCCTGGGCAATCGCGATGGCCTTGGTGTAGTTGAGCTGGAACGACTGGGTGCGCACCGGCTCCAAGTTCTCGATCGTGGCCTTGGCCTCGAACTCGAGCTTTTCCTTGGCGTTGATTTCATCCTTGGGCGCGATCCACAGCACGCTGCCGTTCTTGCGCATGCCCAGGTTCTTGGCCTGCATGATGATGTCGAGCGCCTGGTCCCACGGCACGTCCTTCAGGCGGAGCGTCAGCGCGCCGGTGACGGAATCGGAGGTCACGATGTTGAAGTTCGTGAAGTCGGCGATCACCTGCAGCAGCGAACGGATCTCGATGTTCTGGAAGTTCAGGGAGAGCTTCTCGCCGTTGTAGCCCACGCCCTGCGTCAGCTTGGCCGGGTCCACCTTGCGGGCGCGGACTTCGACCACGAACTGGTTTTCGCTCTGGTAGGCGCTGTGCTCCCAGTCGCCCTTGGCCTCGATCGTCATGCGCACGCGGTCGCCCGACTGCTGCGAGGTGATGAGCTGGACCGGCGTGTTGAAGTCGGCCACGTCGAGGCGGCGGCGCAGGCCTTCCGGCAGGGTCGACTTGGTGAACTCCACGACGAGGTTCTTGCCCTGCTGGCGCACATCGACGCCGACCTGGTTGTTCGGCAGGTCGACGATCACTCGGCCGGTGTTGTCCGACCCCATGCGGAAGTCCACGTCGCGCAGCGGCAGGGTGTCGCGATTGCGGTTTTCCGCAAAGACGGTGGGCGTGGACGAAGCCAGGGCCGTGCCGGCCACGGGTTCGAGGATCACCAGCAGCGACTTGCCCTGGATCTCGGCCTTGTAGGCGGTCGCCTGCTTGAGATTCAGCACCACGCGGCTGCGGTCGCCGGCCTGGACCACGTTGACGGAACGCAGGTTGCCCTGGTTCACCTCGATGGCGGAGCGGCCGATCGCGTTGGTCACGCCTGGGAAATCAAGCGCGATGCGCGCCGGCGTCTGCACCGCGAAGCCGGTCGGCACCGCCGCGAGCGGCTGCGCCAGGTCGATGCGGATCACCTCGGCGCCGGATTGGGTCGAACTGGTCACCGCTTCGATGGCGTTTTGCGCATGGGCAATCGCGAGTGCGCCGAATGCCAGGAGACCCAGCCCGGCAGCTCGCAGCCGCTGTGCCATCGTAGATTTTTTGTGATTCATTTCTTCGCACTCTCTTGCAGCTGCAATGTCGCCACGCGTTCGATCCATTCACCGGCGGCGTCTTGCACGATTTCACGCAAGGCGACTTCGGTTTCGTTGATACGGGTGATGCGCCCGTAGTTGAGCCCCAGGTACTCGCCGACACGCACCTTGTAGAGCAGCTTGTCGACCCGCACCAGCGCCACCGGCTGGCCGTTACGGTTCATGCTGCCCACCATGGCCATGGTGTCGAGCGGGAAAGCTTCCAGCGCCTCCTTGCGGCGCACCAGTTCAGGCGCGATCAGCTCCGACGTGCTGGGCTGGTTCGAATCCCGGCGCAGCGCCTGGGTCAGCTTGAGCAGGTTGAACGGCTCGAAAGCCGCGCCTTCGGTGTAGGCCTGCGGCGTGAATTTCTTGGGCTCGGTGATCGGCGGCACATTGGGCTTCACCTGTGCGCGTTGCTCGACCATCCAGCGGCGCAGGTCTTCCTGCTCCGAATCGGCACAGGCGCTCAGGCCGAGGGCGGCCACGGCCAGCCACAGGAGTTTGGCGGTCGTCCTCATTTCTTGGCCTTTGGCGCCGCAGCGCGCTTCTGGGCCGCCCGCTCTTCGTCGTCGAGGTAGCGGTAGGTGCGTGCCGTCGCATCCATCGTCAGGGTGCCGTCCTTGTCTTTCTGGGGAACGATCGTGAGATTGTTCAGCGTCACGATGCGCGACAGGCTCGCGACGTCGGCCGCAAAGGAGCCGATGTCGTGGTACCGGCCGGTCACGCGCACGGCGATCGGCAGCTCGGCGTAGTAGTCCTTCACCGAAACCTGACCGGGGCGGAACAGCTCGAACTGCAGGCTGCGGCCGAGGCCGGCCTGGTTGATGTCGGACAGCAGCGCGTCCATTTCAGCCTTGCTGGGGAGTTGCTTTTCGAGCAGCGTCACGTACTGCTGCACCTGCTCGCGCTGCTTCTTCAGCAGATCGAGGTTGGCGGCGAGCGCCACCTTCTTCTGGTAGTCGGTGCGCAGCGTAACTTCTTTCGCGCGCTCGCTCTCGAGCTCGTCGTTCGAATTGGTCAGCCACACGAACCACAATCCCGCCAGCACCAGGGCGGTCAACGCCAGGCACAGGGCATAGCGCGGCACGGCCGGCCAGCTGGCCGGGTCGTTGGGATTCAGGTTGCGGAACTGGTCGCCGAAACCGCGCAGTGCGGCGCCGACATCCATTTTTTGAGAGGGGCGATTGCTTGCCATGATCCGTTACCCCTTGACCTGCGCCGCTGCGGCCAGCGCCTTGTCGGCCGCGGCCTTCTGCGCGTCGGTCGGCCGCTTCAGGCCGATGCGCATCGTGAAGTTCGCCACCCGGCGCTGGTCGCGCTGGCTCAGGCTCACTGTCGCGGAAGTGATCTCGACCAGTTCGGGCTTGACCAGCCATGGGCTGTTGTTGCCCAGGTTGCGCAGCAGCTCCGACACGCGCTCGTTGGACTGCGCCATGCCCTGCAGCGTGACCGTCTGGTTGTCCTGCTTCATGCTGGTCAGATAGACACCGTCGGGCAGCTGCCGGACCAGTTCGTTGAGCAGGTGCACCGGCAGGTTGCGGTCGCCCTGCAGGTCTTCGACCGCCTGCTGGCGTGCGCGCAGCGCTGCGATTTCATCCTGCAGCGTGGAAATTTCCTTGATTTCGGCGTCGAGCTTGGTGATCTCGGTCTTGAGGAAGGTGTTCTTGGCTTGCTGGGCCGAGATCTGCGCCTCGAACCAGAGAAAGGCCAGGCCGGCGATCAGGACGCCGAGCACCGCGGCACCGCCCAGGGTGCCGTAGAAGGCCTCGCGCCGCCGCTTGCGTGCGGCTTCGCGATGCGGAAGCAGGTTGATGAGAATCACTGCATGAACCTCCGCATGGCCAGACCGCAGGAGGTCAGATAGGAAGGCGCCTCACGCCGGACTTTCTTCTCGCGGATGTTCGCACCCAGCTCCATGCCGTCGAACGGGTTCACGAGCGAACAGGCGAAAGAAGTCTGGCGCGTCACGGCGCTGGTGAGGCTGGGCAGCGAAGCCGAGCCGCCTGCAAGCAGCACGTAGTCGACACGGTTGTGGGGCGTGCTGGTGAAGAAGAACTGCAATGCGCGGGCAATTTCCTGCGCGATGCTTTCCACGAAAGGCCGGAGAACGCTCGAGCCGTAGTCGTCGGGCAGGTCGCCGCTCCGCTTCTTGGCTTCGGCCTCTTCGGCGGAGAAACCGTACTGGCGCACGATCAACTGGGTCAGCTGGGCACCGCCGAAGGCCTGGTCGCGGTCGTACAGCACTTCCTGGTTGCGCAGCACCTGCATGCTGGTGGTGAAAGCACCCACCTCGAAAAGCGCGACGACGGCATCGACGCCCTTGCCCGGAAGTTGCTCGATCAGGCGAGCGGTGGCAAGGCGGGAAGCATAGGACTCGACGTCGAGGATCACCGCCTTCAGGCCGGCCGCTTCGGCCAGCCCTTCGCGGTCCTGGACCTTCTCCTTGCGAGACGCGGCAATCAGCACTTCGACGTCGCCGGCGGACGCGGTGCTCTGCCCGGTCACGCAGAAATCGAGGCTGACCTCGTCGAGCGAGAACGGGATGTACTGGTTGGCTTCGGACTCGACCTGGATTTCGAGTTCCTGCTCGCTCATGCCGCCAGGAAGAATGATCTTCTTGGTGATGACGGCCGAGGGAGGCAGCGCCAGGGCGACATTGCGCGTGCGGGTACCGCTCTTGCGCACCACGCGGCGCACGGCTTCGGCCACTTCGTCGAACTTCTCGACGTTGCCGTCGGTGATCCAGCCCCGTTCCAGGGGTTCGATCGCGCAGCGCTCCAGAACCAGCTTGCCGCTGGCTTCACGGCCGAGCTCGACCAGCTTGACGCTGGACGAACTGACGTCCAGACCGAGCATGGGAGCGTTCTGACGGCGAAACAATGATCCGAAAGCAGCCAAGTTAGGTCCCTTTACCCCTGCATTTGTAACCAATGGAAAAAAGTGCGTTCGGTTGCATGCTAGCAGTACGCGTAGCGGCATCCAAGTACCCCGGGTCGGCGAATACCCGGAACGTTGTCAAAACCAGACGTTGAAGCCACATTCAGTAACTTTTGGTTTAGCCCGCAACGATGCGCCTAAGTTCCGGCCCCGGGAAGTGCCGGCTTTTTATAATGTGCGGTGACTCTCCGGGCCCACATGCAAGAAACTACACGCCCCAAAGGGCCAGCCAAGACTCCCCCACCCGCACGACCAGCCTGGCTGAAATGGCTGCTGCGCTTCCTGGTCTGGGGGTTCGGGATTGCCGCAGCCAGCGTTCTGGCGGTCCTGTGCGTGATCGCGGTTGCCCTCGCCGTTGCCTACCCCAACTTGCCGGACATCTCGGAGCTGTCGGACTACCGTCCCAAGCTGCCCCTGCGCGTGTTCTCCGCCGAGGGCGTCCTGATCGGAGAATTCGGCGAAGAGCGCCGCAATCTAACCCCGATCGCGGCGATCCCCAAGCTCATGAAGGACGCTGTGTTGGCTGCGGAAGACACGCGCTTTTACGACCACGGCGGGGTCGACTACAAGGGCATGGTGCGCGCAGGCCTTGCCAACATGAACCGCGTGAAGAGCCAGGGTGCATCGACCATCACGATGCAGGTGGCCCGCAACGTCTACCTGAGTTCGGAAAAGACGCTGACCCGCAAGATCTACGAGGTGCTGCTCACCTTCAAGCTGGAGCACCTGCTCACCAAGGACCAGATCTTCGAGATCTACCTGAACCAAATCTACCTGGGCAACCGCGCCTACGGCTTCGCGGCCGCTTCGGAGGCCTATTTCGGCAAGCCCCTGCAGGAACTCTCCATTGCGCAGGCGGCCATGCTCGCAGGGCTGCCGAAGGCACCTGGCGCGAACAACCCGGTCAACAATCCGCAGCGCGCACGCGGTCGCCAGTTCTATGTGATCGACCGCATGCAGGAGGCCGGCTTCATCACCGCCGAGCAGGCGGCCGAAGCCAAGAAGGAAGAACTCCACCTGCGCGACGCGGCCGACCCGAACCGGCTGCATGCCGAGTACGTGGCAGAAACCGTGCGCCAGCTGATGTATGCGCAGTATGGCGACAGCACCTACACCCGGGGCCTCAAGGTCTACACCTCCCTGGTGGCCGCCGACCAGGCCGCCGCCTACAAGGCGCTGCGCAAGGGCATCATGGACTACGAGCGGCGCCAGATCTATCGCGGGCCCGAGAAGTTCGTCGACCTGCCCAGCGACCCGAAGGACCTGGACGAAGCGGTCGACGACGCGCTGACCGACCACCCCGACAACGGCGACGTGATGGCCGCCGTGGTGCTCAAGGCCAATGCGAAGGAAATCTCCGCCGTGCGCGGCAACGGGGATCCCGTGCAGATCACCGGCGAAGGCCTCAAGCCCGCGCAGTCGGGCCTCTCCGACAAGGCGCCGCCCAACATCAAGATTCGCCGCGGCGCCGTGATCCGCGTCGTCAAGACGCCCAAGAACACCTGGGAGATCACCCAGCTGCCCGAGGTGGAAGGCGCTTTCGTCGCCATGGACCCGAGGGATGGCGCAATCAAGGCGCTGGTGGGCGGGTTCGACTTCGGCAAGAACAAGTTCAACCACGTCACGCAGGCGTGGCGCCAGCCGGGCTCGAGCTTCAAGCCCTTCATCTACTCGGCCGCGCTCGAGAAGGGCTTCACGCCGTCCACCGTCATCAACGACGGCCCGCTCTTCTTCGATGCCGGCACCACCGGCGGGCAGCCCTGGGAACCCAAGAACTATGGCGGCGGCTACGACGGCCCGATGTCGATGCGCACCGCACTGATGAAATCCAAAAACCTGGTTTCGATCCGCATCCTGCAATCGATCGGAACGCGTTATGCGCAAGACTGGATCACCAATTTCGGCTTCGACAAGGAAAAGCATCCCGCCTACCTGCCCATGGCACTGGGCGCCGGATCGGTCACGCCGATGCAGATGGCCGTGGGGTATTCGGTGTTCGCCAATGGCGGCTACCGCGTCAATCCGTATCTCGTGACCCGCATCACCGACCACAAGGACAAGGTGCTGGTCGACAAGCAGCCGCCGCTGCTCAACGAGACGATCCGCGCCATTCCCCAGCGCAACGCTTTCATCATGGACACGCTGCTGCAGTCCGTGACGCGCGCCGGCACCGCCGCCAAGGCGCAAGCCATGCTCAAGCGCACCGACCTGTACGGCAAGACCGGCACCACCAACGACTCGCTCGATGCGTGGTTCGCAGGCTTCCAGCCGACGATGACGGCCATCTCGTGGATCGGCTACGACACGCCGCGCAACCTGGGCGACCGCGAAACTGGCGGCGGCCTGAGCCTGCCGATCTGGATCAACTACATGGAAACCGCCATCAAGGGCGTGCCCGTGACCGAACTGTCTGCCACGCCGCCGCAAGGCATCGTCAGTGTGGGCGGCGAGTGGTACTACGACGACTACGCGCCAGGCCGCGGCGTCGCCAGCCTGGGCGTGGAGAGCGCGGCGACCCCGCCCGCGGAGTCGCTGAGCGGCGTTCCGGTGAGCCCGCCGCCACCGCCGGAAGAACGCAATCGCATCCTCGATCTGTTCAGGAACTGAAGTCGCGGATCAATCGGCGGCCGCGAACTCCAGCGGCTGCCCCGCCTGCAAAGTCGCTTCGCGCGACAGATTGCCGAAGAATTCTTCGCCCGTCTTGGTGTCGACCCAGGCCTTGCCGTCGTGCCGGTAGTGATAGCCACCCGAGCGCGCGGCGAGCCAGATCTCCTGCAGGGGCTTTTGCAGATTCACGATCAACTGACTGCCGTTCTTGAATGAAATCGTGATCATCCCGCCCACGCGCTGGTTGTCGATATCGGCGTCGGTCGCGTCGTTGATGCGGTCGCAGCCGCGCTCGATGGCAGCGAGTGCGGCTTCGGCGCGGTCCATGTATTCGGAGTCGGTCATTACAATTTCGCTATGTTGAATGTTCGTCAAATTCTAGTGAGCGCCCCGCGCCGCGCTGCGCTCATGGTCTGCCTCGCTGCCTCGGCGGGCGGTTTGGCTGCCTGCGGGCAGCGTGGGCCGCTCTACCTGCCAACCGATCCGGCGGCCGCCCACCGGGCCACCTTGCCGCAGTTGATCACGCCGGGCGGGCCGCGCGACACCTCCGAGGCCGAGGCGGCGCCCAAGCCCGCTGCGGCCAGCAGCGAACCGGCGCCGGCCACCGGCAGCAGGGCACCCAAGTGACGACAAACGCCTCTCCCCTGCCCGGCCATCCGCATGTGGTGCAACGCGACGACGCGCTGCACGTCGAAGGCGTGAGCCTGGATGCGCTGGCGCGCGAACACGGCACACCGCTGTTCGTCTATTCGAAGCAATGGATGCTGGACGCGTTGGCGGCCTACCAGCGCGGCTTCGAGGGCCGCGATGCCCTGATCTGCTATGCCATGAAGGCGAATTCGTCGCTGGGCGTGCTGCGCGTGTTCGCAGAGGCGGGCTGCGGCTTCGACATCGTTTCCGGTGGCGAATTGGCGCGCGTGCTGGCGGTCGGTGCCGACCCGTCGAAGATCATCTTCTCCGGGGTCGGCAAGAGTCGCGGCGAAATGCGGCAGGCCCTGGCGGCCGGCATCGCGTGCTTCAACGTCGAGAGCGAGGCCGAGCTCGACGTGCTCAACGAAGTGGCACTGGCCGAGGGCGCCCGCGCGCCGATCAGCATCCGCATCAATCCCAACGTCGATCCCAAGACGCACCCCTACATTTCCACCGGGCTCAAGGGCAACAAGTTCGGCATCGCCCACGACCGCGCGGTCGAGGCTTATCGCCATGCGGCCAGGCTGCCGGGGCTCGAGGTGGTCGGCATCGACTGCCACATCGGCTCGCAGATCACCGAGGCTTCGCCGTACCTGGACGCTTGCGACCGGATACTCGACCTGGTCGAGGCCATCGAGGCGGCCGGCGTGCCCATCCACCATCTGGACTTCGGCGGCGGCCTGGGCATCGACTACAACGGCGAAGTGCCGCCCAAGGCCGATGCGCTCTGGCAGCAGTTGCTCGCGCGGCTCGATGCGCGCGGCTTCGGCCAGCGCAAGCTGGTGATCGAACCCGGACGCTCGCTGGTCGGCAACGCGGGCGTTTGCGTGACCGAGGTGCTCTACACCAAGCCCGGCGAGGACAAGAATTTCTGCATCGTCGATGCGGCCATGAACGACCTGCCGCGTCCCGCGATGTACCAGGCCTTCCAGAAGATCGTGCCGCTGCGGATCCGCGCCGGCGGTGCAACCACCTACGACGTGGTCGGGCCGGTCTGCGAGAGCGGCGACTGGATCGGCCGCGACCGCGCGCTCAACGTGGTCGCCGGCGACCTGCTGGCCGTGCTGTCCGCGGGTGCCTATTGCATGAGCATGGCCAGCAACTACAACACGCGCGGCCGTGCGGCCGAGGTGCTGGTGAGCGGCCAAAGCGCCACGCTGATCCGCCGCCGCGAGACGATGGAAGACCAGCTGCGCAGCGAGCAGGTCGAAGGCTGAAGCGCGCGCCGGTCAGCCGGCGCTGCGCAGCGGCTTCTCGCTGTTGCCGCGCACGCCTGCGGGCGCCTTCGGCTTGCGCTTGCTCGCATGGTTCCACACGCGCCAGCCGAGCAGCACCGCGATGATCGCGGCATAGACGAACACCTCGGCAAAGTTGTTCTTGCCCGCGCGCATCCAGAAGAAGTGCAGCAAGCCGAGACCGGAGATCAGGTAGACCAGCTTGTGCAGCATCTGCCAGCGCCTGGCGCCCATCGCCTTGATGGCCCGGTTGAACGAGGTGGCGGCCAGCGGCGTCAGCAGCACGAAGGCCGAGAACCCCACCAGGATGAACGGCCGCTTGGCAATGTCCTTGGCGATGTCGGCCCACTCGAAGCCCATGTCGAACCAGCTGTAGCACAGCAGGTGCAGCACCACGTAGAAGTACGCGAACAGCCCCAGCATGCGCCGAAAGCGCGCCAGCGCATTGGCCTTGGTGATCACGCGCAGCGGCGTCACGGCCAGCACGATGCAGATGAAGCGCAGGGTCCAGTCGCCGGTGGCGCGGATCAGGAACTCGGCCGGGTTCGCGCCCAGCCCGTCGGTGAACGCACCGTAGGTGAGCCGCGCGAACGGCAGCAGGCACAGCAGGAAAATGACCGGCTTGGCCGCCGGGTGCATGAGCAGCTTGTTCATGGCAAGGGCCGGTAGGCGGCGTGCCCGCTCAGTAGTTCTTCTTGAGGTCCATGCCCGCATAGAGCTGGCCGACCTGGGCTTCATAGCCGTTGAACATCAGCGTCTTGTTGCGCTTGGCGAACAGCCCGCCGCCGTCGCCGATGCGGCGTTCGGTTGCCTGGCTCCAGCGCGGATGGTCGACGTTGGGGTTGACGTTCGAGTAGAAGCCGTATTCCTGCGCCGCGGCCTTGTTCCAGGCCGTGCTCGGTTCTTTTTCGACGAAGCGGATCTTGACGATCGACTTGGCCGACTTGAAGCCGTATTTCCAGGGCACCACGAGGCGCACCGGCGCGCCGTTCTGGTTGGGCAGCACTTCCCCGTACATGCCGAAAGCCAGCATCGTGAGCGGATGCATGGCTTCGTCCATGCGCAGGCCCTCGGTGTAGGGCCAATCCAGCACGCGCGAACCTACGAACGGCATGGTCTTGGGATCGGCCAGCGTCAGGAATTCCACGTACTTGGCGTTGCCCTGGGGCTCGACCTTCTTGATGAGCTCGGCCAGCGAGTAGCCCACCCACGGAATGACCATGGACCAGCCTTCGACGCATCGCAGGCGGTAGATGCGTTCTTCCTGCGCGCTGAGCTTCAGCAGGTCCTCGATGCCGTATTTGCCGGGCTTCTTGACCAGGCCCTCGACCTCCACCGTCCACGGCCGGGTCTTGAGCGTGCCCGCATTCTTGACCGGGTCGCCCTTGTCGGTGCCGAACTCGTAGAAGTTGTTGTAGCTCGTCGCGTCCTTGTACTCGGTGAGCTTTTCCATCGTCTGCGCGCCCGGCACCGTGGACTTGGCGCCCGGAAGCAGCGCAAGCTTGTGGGGGCCTGTCGCCTGGGCAAAGGCCTCGCGCCCGGCAAAGCTCGCGAGCGCGGCGCCCGCGGCGCCGCCGGCCATCAGCTTCAGCAGGTCGCGCCGGCCTTCGTAGACCGCGCGCGGCGTGATCTCGCTGGAGAACGGATGAATGAAACCGCTGCTGCGACCGTCTGGGCGGGAATGGAACGACATGTTGGTGGCCTTTCGCGTGAATCGTTGTGGCGGAGGGTAGTTCGTGGAATCCCCTGCTTCGGTTACGCGCAATGGCAGCGCATGGTTTCAATTCTTGCGAAAAAGCCGCCCGCCCGCCTTACAAGGTGCCATAGCTGTGCAGTCCGCTCAGGAACATGTTCACGCCCAGGAACGCGAAGGTGGTCACGGCCAGGCCGCCCAGCGCCCACCATGCGGCCACCGTGCCGCGCAGGCCCTTGACCAGCCGCATGTGCAGCCAGGCCGCGTAGTTCAGCCAGACGATCAGGGCCCAGGTCTCCTTCGGGTCCCAGCTCCAATAGCCGCCCCAGGCATCGGCCGCCCACAGGGCGCCGAGCACGGTGGCGATGGTGAAGAACGCGAAGCCGACGGTGATCGACTTGTACATCACGTCGTCGAGCACCTCGTTCGCCGGCAGCCTGGCGGCGATGCGCCGGCGCCCGAGCAGGATGCCCGCGGCGATGAGCGCCGAGATGCCCGCATAGATGACCCAGTAGCTGCCGCCAGCCTCCTGCACGCGCTGGCGGAATGCCACGGGCACGAAACACAGCGCCACGCCCAGGAGCCAGATCGGCGCGAGCTTGTACCAGCGCGTCTCCTGTGCCTGTTCCTTGATGAGGTAGGCGAACGCCACCATGGCAGCAAGGGCGAACGTGCCGTAGCCGATGAAGTTGGCCGGCACGTGCAGCTTCATCCACCAACTCTGCAGCGCGGGCACCAGCGGCTGGATCTCGTGCGCATTGCGCACCAGCGTGTACCAGAGCAAAAAGCCGACCGCCGCGCTCACCACCAGCATGACGAAGGCGCCGAGCGTGCGCGTGCCATAGCGCGATTCGAAGTACAGGTAGAAAGCCGTCGTGAGCCAGCAGAACAGCACGAACACTTCGTACAGGTTGCTGACGGGAATGTGGCCGATGTCCGGCCCCAGCAGGTGGCTCTCGTACCAGCGCACCATGGTGCCGATCAGCGCCATGGCGACGGCGGCCCAGGCGAGGCGGGAGCCGATCAGGTCGAAGGTATCGCCCTGCTTGCCGCCGAAGAATCCGAACCAGTAGAACAGCGTGCTCATGAAGAACAGCACGCTCATCCAGAGAATGGCCGACTGGCTCGACAGGAAGTACTTGAGCCAGAACACCGTGTCGGCGCGCGCCAGGTCTCCCTGGTAGGACGCAATGGCCAGCAGCGAGGCCGCCGCCACGACGAGGGCCAGCACCCGCAGCGGACGCCAGAACCAGCAGATGGCGACGATGGCGACCATGGCCGCGGCAAGGATGGGCTTCTCGTAGTAGTCCATCGAGCTGGCGTACCGGGTGAAGGCGAAGAGCCCGCCCGCGAGCACCAGGGCCGCAAACACCCAGTCGAAAAGATTGCGGCGCGAAAACCAGCTTTCGTGGAGCGTGAGGGTGGTGGTGTTCATGGCGTGGCCTGTCCTTCTTTCTGGAGCGCAAGCAGCTTGTGCTTGAGGTGCTCGAACTCGCGATCGCTGTCCATGGTCTTGCGGTTGACCGAGAACGCCATCGTGGCGGCGGTGGTGTTGTCTCCGGCGCTTGCGCCGCCGGGTGCAAGCCACACCCACAGCCGGCGCTCGCGCACGTACAGCATGGCAAAAATACCGATGATCAGCAACAGGCAGCCCAGGTAGACCACGTTCTTGCCGGGCGCTCGCGCCACCTGGAACACGCTGGCCTGCACCTGGGTGAAATCGGTCATCATCATCGCGACCGGCGCCGGGTAGAAGTAGGCGTCGCTGATCGCCAGCACCGCCTGGGTCAGGAAAGCCTGCGAAGCCTGGTCGCTCGGCAGTGCCGC
The Variovorax sp. OAS795 genome window above contains:
- a CDS encoding penicillin-binding protein 1A, which codes for MQETTRPKGPAKTPPPARPAWLKWLLRFLVWGFGIAAASVLAVLCVIAVALAVAYPNLPDISELSDYRPKLPLRVFSAEGVLIGEFGEERRNLTPIAAIPKLMKDAVLAAEDTRFYDHGGVDYKGMVRAGLANMNRVKSQGASTITMQVARNVYLSSEKTLTRKIYEVLLTFKLEHLLTKDQIFEIYLNQIYLGNRAYGFAAASEAYFGKPLQELSIAQAAMLAGLPKAPGANNPVNNPQRARGRQFYVIDRMQEAGFITAEQAAEAKKEELHLRDAADPNRLHAEYVAETVRQLMYAQYGDSTYTRGLKVYTSLVAADQAAAYKALRKGIMDYERRQIYRGPEKFVDLPSDPKDLDEAVDDALTDHPDNGDVMAAVVLKANAKEISAVRGNGDPVQITGEGLKPAQSGLSDKAPPNIKIRRGAVIRVVKTPKNTWEITQLPEVEGAFVAMDPRDGAIKALVGGFDFGKNKFNHVTQAWRQPGSSFKPFIYSAALEKGFTPSTVINDGPLFFDAGTTGGQPWEPKNYGGGYDGPMSMRTALMKSKNLVSIRILQSIGTRYAQDWITNFGFDKEKHPAYLPMALGAGSVTPMQMAVGYSVFANGGYRVNPYLVTRITDHKDKVLVDKQPPLLNETIRAIPQRNAFIMDTLLQSVTRAGTAAKAQAMLKRTDLYGKTGTTNDSLDAWFAGFQPTMTAISWIGYDTPRNLGDRETGGGLSLPIWINYMETAIKGVPVTELSATPPQGIVSVGGEWYYDDYAPGRGVASLGVESAATPPAESLSGVPVSPPPPPEERNRILDLFRN
- a CDS encoding PilN domain-containing protein produces the protein MILINLLPHREAARKRRREAFYGTLGGAAVLGVLIAGLAFLWFEAQISAQQAKNTFLKTEITKLDAEIKEISTLQDEIAALRARQQAVEDLQGDRNLPVHLLNELVRQLPDGVYLTSMKQDNQTVTLQGMAQSNERVSELLRNLGNNSPWLVKPELVEITSATVSLSQRDQRRVANFTMRIGLKRPTDAQKAAADKALAAAAQVKG
- the lysA gene encoding diaminopimelate decarboxylase codes for the protein MTTNASPLPGHPHVVQRDDALHVEGVSLDALAREHGTPLFVYSKQWMLDALAAYQRGFEGRDALICYAMKANSSLGVLRVFAEAGCGFDIVSGGELARVLAVGADPSKIIFSGVGKSRGEMRQALAAGIACFNVESEAELDVLNEVALAEGARAPISIRINPNVDPKTHPYISTGLKGNKFGIAHDRAVEAYRHAARLPGLEVVGIDCHIGSQITEASPYLDACDRILDLVEAIEAAGVPIHHLDFGGGLGIDYNGEVPPKADALWQQLLARLDARGFGQRKLVIEPGRSLVGNAGVCVTEVLYTKPGEDKNFCIVDAAMNDLPRPAMYQAFQKIVPLRIRAGGATTYDVVGPVCESGDWIGRDRALNVVAGDLLAVLSAGAYCMSMASNYNTRGRAAEVLVSGQSATLIRRRETMEDQLRSEQVEG
- the pilQ gene encoding type IV pilus secretin PilQ, giving the protein MNHKKSTMAQRLRAAGLGLLAFGALAIAHAQNAIEAVTSSTQSGAEVIRIDLAQPLAAVPTGFAVQTPARIALDFPGVTNAIGRSAIEVNQGNLRSVNVVQAGDRSRVVLNLKQATAYKAEIQGKSLLVILEPVAGTALASSTPTVFAENRNRDTLPLRDVDFRMGSDNTGRVIVDLPNNQVGVDVRQQGKNLVVEFTKSTLPEGLRRRLDVADFNTPVQLITSQQSGDRVRMTIEAKGDWEHSAYQSENQFVVEVRARKVDPAKLTQGVGYNGEKLSLNFQNIEIRSLLQVIADFTNFNIVTSDSVTGALTLRLKDVPWDQALDIIMQAKNLGMRKNGSVLWIAPKDEINAKEKLEFEAKATIENLEPVRTQSFQLNYTKAIAIAQGLTGTGASSGGGGGSGTTTRILSPRGSVIAESRTNQLFVSDIPSRLAQVAELIQKLDIPVRQVLIEARIVEASDTFGKSLGVRLGGGIAGERFASSSGNRAFGNIGMMPVVSAGTNATGGASTATTTWTNSNFINLPAGDAGGTGNAAGAFAISLFNSSFSRMLNLEISALEADGKGKLVSSPRVITADQTKALIEQGEEIPYQQATSSGATSISFRKAVLKLEVTPQITPEGNIILTLDVSKDARGVNTSAGPAINTKHVQTEVLVENGGTVVIGGIFELTETNDESRVPVLGEVPYLGALFRKRERVANKTEMLVFITPKMITDRNAAR
- a CDS encoding pilus assembly protein PilP codes for the protein MRTTAKLLWLAVAALGLSACADSEQEDLRRWMVEQRAQVKPNVPPITEPKKFTPQAYTEGAAFEPFNLLKLTQALRRDSNQPSTSELIAPELVRRKEALEAFPLDTMAMVGSMNRNGQPVALVRVDKLLYKVRVGEYLGLNYGRITRINETEVALREIVQDAAGEWIERVATLQLQESAKK
- a CDS encoding type 4a pilus biogenesis protein PilO — its product is MASNRPSQKMDVGAALRGFGDQFRNLNPNDPASWPAVPRYALCLALTALVLAGLWFVWLTNSNDELESERAKEVTLRTDYQKKVALAANLDLLKKQREQVQQYVTLLEKQLPSKAEMDALLSDINQAGLGRSLQFELFRPGQVSVKDYYAELPIAVRVTGRYHDIGSFAADVASLSRIVTLNNLTIVPQKDKDGTLTMDATARTYRYLDDEERAAQKRAAAPKAKK
- the cyaY gene encoding iron donor protein CyaY: MTDSEYMDRAEAALAAIERGCDRINDATDADIDNQRVGGMITISFKNGSQLIVNLQKPLQEIWLAARSGGYHYRHDGKAWVDTKTGEEFFGNLSREATLQAGQPLEFAAAD
- a CDS encoding lipoprotein, translated to MLNVRQILVSAPRRAALMVCLAASAGGLAACGQRGPLYLPTDPAAAHRATLPQLITPGGPRDTSEAEAAPKPAAASSEPAPATGSRAPK
- a CDS encoding pilus assembly protein PilM, producing MAAFGSLFRRQNAPMLGLDVSSSSVKLVELGREASGKLVLERCAIEPLERGWITDGNVEKFDEVAEAVRRVVRKSGTRTRNVALALPPSAVITKKIILPGGMSEQELEIQVESEANQYIPFSLDEVSLDFCVTGQSTASAGDVEVLIAASRKEKVQDREGLAEAAGLKAVILDVESYASRLATARLIEQLPGKGVDAVVALFEVGAFTTSMQVLRNQEVLYDRDQAFGGAQLTQLIVRQYGFSAEEAEAKKRSGDLPDDYGSSVLRPFVESIAQEIARALQFFFTSTPHNRVDYVLLAGGSASLPSLTSAVTRQTSFACSLVNPFDGMELGANIREKKVRREAPSYLTSCGLAMRRFMQ